In Yarrowia lipolytica chromosome 1F, complete sequence, a genomic segment contains:
- a CDS encoding uncharacterized protein (Compare to YALI0F29249g, weakly similar to uniprot|Q9P5P9 Neurospora crassa related to a-agglutinin core protein AGA1, similar to Saccharomyces cerevisiae RGS2 (YOR107W); ancestral locus Anc_2.173), whose product MDPLEEDKEWASSLDYLDYGPRLKPCVKSPSSSSASGGSSYTNDSSPSLDDILNNNAQPPYSLSAFSAYLSSKHCLETLEFITDAQKYASMYEENPEDHYLCILWQRMMLSYMERDSPRELNIPYELRDALCELPTNPAPNPNTLKEAVVQVKELMKENGYYPFITQVANEDMCCCHPGNNSSNERLSSMPASAPERLRPPLRTVVKHRLTSPASSGSSSPTQQSPVTPPESPSLFEVSMLHTEKATTSCSTSCSPAMAIVSSTQFATAIDITPNKHGVTNGQPPCESPTESSWRRVSKKLKWRK is encoded by the coding sequence ATGGACCCGCTCGAAGAAGACAAGGAGTGGGCGTCTTCGCTCGACTACCTGGACTACGGCCCACGCCTCAAGCCGTGCGTGAAATCGCCGTCTTCATCATCCGCGTCAGGAGGTTCCAGTTACACAAACGACTCGTCTCCATCGCTGGACGATattctcaacaacaacgccCAGCCACCATACTCGCTGTCGGCCTTCTCTGCATATCTCTCGTCCAAACACTGCCTGGAGACCTTGGAGTTCATCACGGACGCCCAGAAGTACGCTAGCATGTACGAAGAAAACCCGGAGGACCATTATCTGTGCATTCTATGGCAACGAATGATGTTGTCATACATGGAGCGAGACTCACCCCGAGAGCTCAACATCCCCTACGAGTTGCGAGACGCATTGTGCGAGCTACCTACAAACCCAGCCCCCAACCCCAATACCCTGAAGGAGGCGGTTGTTCAGGTCAAGGAACTCATGAAGGAAAATGGATACTACCCATTCATCACACAGGTGGCAAACGAGGACATGTGTTGCTGCCATCCGGGCAACAACTCGTCCAATGAACGGCTCTCAAGCATGCCGGCTTCTGCTCCTGAACGGCTCAGACCGCCCCTCAGAACAGTGGTCAAGCACAGACTCACGTCGCCTGCCTCTTCAGGGTCCTCTTCTCCTACACAGCAGAGTCCCGTCACACCACCAGAGTCACCCTCTTTGTTTGAAGTCTCGATGCTGCACACCGAGAAGGCCACAACCAGCTGTTCTACCAGCTGTTCTCCTGCCATGGCTATTGTATCTTCTACCCAGTTCGCAACCGCCATCGACATCACCCCCAACAAACACGGTGTCACCAACGGCCAGCCTCCTTGTGAGAGCCCCACGGAGTCTTCCTGGAGACGAGTCAGCAAGAAACTAAAATGGCGAAAATGA
- a CDS encoding uncharacterized protein (Converted to coding from non-coding YALI0F29315g, similar to Saccharomyces cerevisiae YPL276W, similar to uniprot|O13437 Candida boidinii NAD- dependent formate dehydrogenase pseudogene), with the protein MEIVDADVVITTPFHPGYITRERIDKAKKLKICITAGVGSDHVDLDAANARDIAVLEVTGSNVQSVAEHVVMTMLVLVRNFVPAHEQIISGGWDVAAVAKDSYDLEGKVIGTVGGTNWSASTQAMQALRPHGDALLRLPAHAR; encoded by the coding sequence ATGGAAATTGTCGACGCCGATGTCGTCATCACCACTCCCTTCCACCCCGGTTACATTACTCGAGAGCGAAttgacaaggccaagaagctcaagatcTGTATCACTGCCGGTGTTGGTTCCGACCATGTCGATCTAGATGCCGCCAACGCCCGAGACATTGCTGTCCTTGAAGTCACTGGCTCCAACGTTCAGTCGGTCGCTGAGCATGTTGTCATGACCATGCTTGTTCTGGTCAGAAACTTCGTCCCTGCTCATGAGCAGATCATTTCTGGTGGCTGGGACGTTGCCGCTGTCGCCAAGGACTCTTACGACCTTGAGGGTAAGGTCATTGGTACAGTTGGAGGGACGAATTGGTCAGCGAGTACTCAAGCGATGCAAGCCCTTCGACCCCATGGAGATGCTCTACTACGACTACCAGCCCATGCCCGCTGA
- a CDS encoding uncharacterized protein (Truncated form of YALI0F29337g, similar to uniprot|P23542 Saccharomyces cerevisiae YLR027c AAT2 aspartate aminotransferase cytosolic and wi|NCU07941.1 Neurospora crassa) — MAKYKADTFDKKVDLGVGAYRDNTGKPWVLPVVSKVDSLIVADPTANHEYLPITGLPDFTKSAAKLILGPDSPAIKENRVASCQTISGTGANHLGSLFLSRFPSSAAPPKSVFLSRSPPSPGATGDTPPRAAGGRIWISNPTWANHKQIFENVGLTVKQYPYWDPKTLGLDLKGMLNALENETRPGDIVLLHACAHNPTGVDPAREEWEKIAAVCKSKKLFPFFDSAYQGFASGDLERDAWAVQYFVSQGLELLICQSFAKNFGLYGQRAGCLHFITQTAKASENVKSQLAFLQRSEISNPPIYGARIVARVLNNPELFNEWKENLLEMANRIKSMRDALKSELIKLDTPGNWDHITNQIGMFSFTGLSPQQVDRLVNEFHVYLTKNGRISMAGLNTHNVAYVAKAFDAVVRG, encoded by the coding sequence AtggccaagtacaaggCCGATACCTTCGACAAGAAGGTCGACCTCGGAGTCGGAGCCTACCGAGATAACACCGGAAAACCCTGGGTCCTCCCTGTCGTCTCCAAGGTCGATTCTCTGATTGTCGCCGACCCCACTGCCAACCACGAGTACCTCCCCATCACTGGTCTGCCAGACTTCACCAAGTCTGCCGCCAAGCTGATTCTGGGGCCTGACTCTCctgccatcaaggagaaccgAGTTGCCTCTTGCCAGACAATCTCTGGAACTGGAGCAAACCATCTGGGATCTCTCTTCCTGTCGCGGTTCCCCTCCTCCGCCGCTCCCCCCAAGAGCGTCTTCCTCAGCCGTTCTCCCCCTTCCCCTGGAGCAACCGGAGATACTCCTccccgagctgctggcggCCGAATCTGGATCTCCAACCCCACCTGGGCCAACCACAAGCAGATCTTCGAGAACGTCGGTCTGACCGTTAAGCAGTACCCCTACTGGGACCCCAAGACTCTAGGTCTGGACCTCAAGGGCATGCTCAACGCTCTGGAGAATGAGACCCGACCCGGAGACATTGTTCTGTTGCACGCCTGCGCACACAACCCCACCGGTGTTGACCCTGCTCGAGAGGAGTGGGAGAAGATTGCCGCTGTCtgcaagtccaagaagctcTTCCCCTTCTTCGACTCTGCCTACCAGGGCTTTGCCTCCGGTGATCTCGAGCGAGACGCCTGGGCAGTCCAGTACTTTGTTTCCCAGGgcctggagctgctcatCTGCCAGTCCTTCGCAAAGAACTTTGGCCTGTACGGCCAGCGGGCCGGATGCCTGCACTTCATCACCCAGACCGCCAAGGCGTCGGAGAACGTCAAGTCACAGCTTGCCTTCCTGCAGCGATCAGAAATCTCCAACCCTCCCATCTACGGTGCCCGAATTGTGGCCCGAGTTCTTAACAACCCCGAGCTCTTCAATGAGTGGAAGGAAAACCTGCTGGAGATGGCCAACCGAATCAAGAGCATGCGAGATGCGCTCAAGAGCGAACTCATCAAGCTTGATACTCCCGGTAACTGGGACCATATCACTAACCAGATTGGTATGTTCTCTTTCACCGGTCTGTCGCCCCAGCAGGTGGACCGACTGGTTAACGAGTTCCACGTTTACCTGACCAAGAACGGCCGAATTTCCATGGCTGGTCTTAACACACACAACGTCGCTTACGTCGCCAAGGCCTTTGATGCCGTCGTTCGAGGTTAA
- a CDS encoding uncharacterized protein (Compare to YALI0F29359g, weakly similar to uniprot|Q99296 Saccharomyces cerevisiae YLR149c unknown function, similar to Saccharomyces cerevisiae YLR149C; ancestral locus Anc_8.362): MTIDTAQLRAQNTLLHDQYTFYPAHVTVKHWQLRDLIHATDMGRGMSHDSVIYPVHNTIRQLSFDGSDQPLFEFQFEPRCVRVQNGIVAAGGVYDQTCGPRRPSLGSSLSRLTRPPASSPGLFCVGNIATKETYSGEIFTGEAINNAVTLYDNATKALVCNNDHLLYFLSIGSASFAVEDQFRFTSALNHASISPDNSTVVACGDSNQVYVCNRGAYGWVKTHTIEIGSESGFSTAFHPNGVLFGVASQDGVARLYDVRKHSKPLVEVPSSRREENHGAFRCLKFSEGPEDIMFISEHSGRVHMVDLRDFSNHQVLHLPYYSRPPKSMHHYYPEEWSQRSIRSARSGRSDLSNSSSEYMAGSDISLDSEPQITPITDHATNYAPPVYSAFSAAPPSSSSSSRVSLPALNSGESRRLTYREHDISGMCWSPYDGGSLLVGTEMGITSWRVNVKSRRVFPSYDVC; the protein is encoded by the coding sequence ATGACCATCGACACTGCACAGCTGCGGGCGCAGAATACACTGCTACATGACCAGTACACCTTCTACCCTGCACACGTGACCGTCAAACACTGGCAGTTGCGTGATCTCATTCATGCCACAGATATGGGTCGAGGCATGTCTCACGACTCTGTCATCTACCCGGTCCACAACACCATACGACAGCTATCCTTTGATGGATCTGACCAGCCGCTCTTTGAATTCCAATTTGAACCCCGTTGTGTCCGTGTCCAGAATGGCATTGTTGCTGCAGGAGGAGTCTATGACCAGACTTGTGGGCCTCGAAGACCCTCTCTTGGCAGCAGTCTGTCTCGACTGACCCGTCCTCCAGCCTCGTCTCCGGGTCTCTTTTGTGTCGGAAATATCGCCACCAAAGAAACCTACTCGGGCGAGATCTTCACGGGAGAGGCCATCAACAACGCCGTGACGCTGTACGACAATGCTACCAAGGCCCTGGTATGCAACAACGATCACCTGCTCTACTTTCTGTCCATTGGCTCTGCATCATTTGCCGTCGAAGACCAGTTTCGCTTCACGTCGGCTTTAAACCACGCCTCGATCTCTCCCGACAACTCTACCGTGGTGGCCTGTGGTGACTCAAACCAGGTCTACGTGTGCAACAGAGGTGCGTACGGATGGGTTAAGACACACACGATTGAGATTGGCTCTGAGTCGGGCTTCTCAACAGCCTTCCATCCTAACGGAGTTCTGTTCGGTGTGGCTTCTCAGGACGGAGTGGCTCGTCTTTACGATGTCCGAAAACACTCAAAACCGCTCGTGGAAGTGCCCTCGTCACGCCGAGAGGAAAATCATGGCGCCTTCCGATGCCTCAAGTTCTCCGAGGGCCCCGAAGATATCATGTTCATCTCCGAACACAGCGGCAGAGTGCATATGGTTGATCTCCGGGATTTCTCCAACCACCAGGTGCTACATCTGCCCTACTATTCACGACCTCCAAAATCCATGCACCACTACTATCCCGAGGAGTGGTCGCAGCGGTCCATCCGATCAGCACGATCCGGACGCTCCGACTTGTCCAACTCTTCGTCAGAGTACATGGCAGGCTCGGACATTTCACTGGACTCCGAGCCCCAAATCACCCCCATCACTGACCATGCCACCAATTACGCTCCCCCAGTTTATTCCGCATTCTCGGCTGCTCCTCcgtcctcttcttcttcttccagagTGTCGTTGCCCGCCCTCAACTCTGGAGAGTCCCGTCGGCTCACCTACCGAGAACACGACATTAGCGGCATGTGCTGGAGCCCCTACGACGGAGGCTCCCTGCTTGTCGGCACCGAAATGGGCATCACCTCGTGGCGTGTTAACGTCAAGAGTCGGCGGGTCTTTCCTAGCTACGACGTGTGCTAA
- a CDS encoding uncharacterized protein (Compare to YALI0F29381g, some similarities with uniprot|O93914 Aspergillus niger PDI related protein A), whose product MRCLLILLFLASVALASFYKNSPVVEAKGNLGPVLKSNKTSIVEFYAPWCGHCRNLLPEYVKASKGLRGLANVVAVDCDQEINKPVCAQWKVQGFPTLKIFRPFNDPKTGKKMRPMVEDYKGPREAATIVKEVSGRIKNLTKRLSSVADLKSLMESTEEDVHHILYLPATTKKLVQVPPVLKAIAIDFVDTAKVSFAPGKAVPDIVKHLQREYPSLSKLDTTKSQIVLLKKGYHPASSNKDMSHEGILKFVNQYVIIREGKNRNAPAKKTLKEFIVESDVPDLTTDNDSVDEEDEILTDAKDDIEVEIVEQVEEVTQEEAAAQPDTDTDDTEPEPLMADSPSDSDSDTDYDADTEEIEDEKPSKITPTPEQINLNGGPEHQKAQIQSIIDRYGGEEKHPRQASRIYSFAELRDACLKSDSPTCVIMSTSPYSFQTDLLTIHKAARHASDDTYKKVKFVYFVDITDELERLAEELGMGPYTYMKPPADAKGGKHHLHEGSYVLLDIHKNKVYKMPSSIVKNDGNIVNFATKGYKKVDGKKLPPRYRFEYSDRDEL is encoded by the coding sequence ATGAGATGTCTGCTGATATTGCTGTTTTTGGCGTCGGTGGCGCTCGCCTCGTTCTACAAAAACAGCCCCGTCGTGGAAGCCAAGGGTAACTTGGGCCCGGTGCTCAAGTCCAACAAAACCTCCATTGTGGAGTTCTATGCTCCATGGTGCGGACACTGTCGAAACCTGTTGCCCGAGTACGTCAAGGCCAGTAAGGGTCTGCGAGGTCTCGCCAACGTAGTCGCCGTTGACTGTGATCAGGAGATCAACAAACCCGTATGTGCCCAATGGAAGGTCCAGGGTTTCCCCACCCTCAAGATCTTCCGACCCTTCAACGATCCCAAGACCGGAAAGAAGATGCGGCCCATGGTTGAGGACTACAAGGGTCCTCGGGAGGCCGCTACCATAGTCAAGGAGGTTTCTGGTCGAATCAAGAACCTAACAAAGCGTCTCTCTAGTGTCGCTGACCTGAAGAGTCTGATGGAGAGCACCGAAGAGGACGTCCACcacatactgtatcttCCCGCTAccaccaagaagctcgTTCAGGTTCCTCCCGTGCTTAAGGCCATCGCAATTGACTTTGTCGATACGGCCAAGGTCTCCTTCGCTCCCGGAAAGGCGGTGCCTGATATTGTCAAGCATCTCCAGCGAGAGTACCCTTCTCTGTCCAAGCTGGACACCACCAAGAGCCAGATTGTGCTGCTCAAAAAGGGCTACCATCCTGCGTCTtccaacaaggacatgtCTCACGAGGGCATCCTCAAGTTCGTTAACCAGTACGTTATCATTCGAGAGGGCAAGAACCGAAACGCTCCTGCTAAGaagactctcaaggagttcaTCGTCGAGTCCGACGTCCCCGATCTCACTACCGACAATGACTCTgttgacgaggaggatgagatTCTTACTGATGCCAAGGACGATATTGAGGTCGAGATTGTGGAGCAGGTTGAGGAAGTCacccaggaggaggccgcTGCCCAACCCGATACCGATACCGACGATACTGAGCCCGAGCCTCTTATGGCAGATTCACCTTCTGATTCCGACTCTGACACCGATTACGATGCTGATACTGAGGAGATCGAGGACGAAAAGCCCTCCAAGATCACTCCTACTCCAGAGCAGATCAACCTCAACGGCGGACCAGAGCACCAGAAGGCCCAGATTCAGTCAATTATTGACAGGTACGGAGGAGAGGAGAAACACCCTCGACAGGCCTCTCGAATCTACTCCTTCGCCGAGCTGCGAGATGCTTGTCTCAAGTCCGACTCTCCCACATGTGTTATCATGTCCACTTCTCCTTACAGCTTTCAGACCGACTTGCTGACGATCCACAAGGCTGCCCGACATGCCAGTGACGACACCtacaagaaggtcaagtTTGTCTACTTTGTGGACATCACTGACGAGCTCGAGAGGCTTGCCGAGGAGCTTGGAATGGGCCCTTACACATACATGAAGCCTCCAGCTGACGCCAAGGGCGGAAAACACCATCTTCATGAGGGATCTTATGTCCTTCTGGATATCCACAAAAACAAGGTCTACAAGATGCCCAGTTCTATCGTTAAGAACGACGgcaacattgtcaacttCGCCACCAAGGGCTACAAGAAGGTGGATGGCAAGAAGCTTCCTCCCAGATACAGATTTGAGTACTCTGACCGGGACGAGTTGTAA
- a CDS encoding uncharacterized protein (Compare to YALI0F29491g, similar to uniprot|P36114 Saccharomyces cerevisiae YKR018c unknown function or uniprot|P47031 Saccharomyces cerevisiae YJL082w IML2 unknown function, similar to Saccharomyces cerevisiae IML2 (YJL082W) and YKR018C; ancestral locus Anc_1.285), whose protein sequence is MLKALGLGKRGGDMPTKPLNNSTVSLAIMDDALRVEEAFIAMDMVMDDRSKEALKLIQKDEPGSSGKSVAREQSAFYKLVIGVIYFIEATLGFEPESIRRASEALAEAEAAAVRQKRNVSNNGAHVSYSKYPPGTEYRVAFAEAELMGAITLFLSESYLESVKALYKLRKAYQTLDEISKSIRESKKPAKSSDHKSTLDSLSLAVSDDQEMASLVEKFQKTRLNRLNESNNATPVASSAASMNTTTSSATALHQGSETIEEFIESGVDLCFGILQLVISIIPPTLGKILSVVGFRGSRDGGLSLLWEATNYRNIHGALALLVLLQFYDGPTQFSDLILPGTEEDLIQQGKYDINTADDTEITLTATITGGSGHSKKVHTLPKNPRRRMHKLLLAARGYYPHSALWMLQQGRMEASQCHLEKAVDIMDADIGPIEMKQVEALMLFDKTMFMLFLNRYEQSATNFIRLIDINAWSHAWYTYVAATCSIEIYRENLRAGNAEAAKKAKDTATRLLTEAPGLIGKKKLMAKTMPMDVFLSRKISQMQQLSKQHNIDLVDAAGVSPVQEVVYFWNGYGKMPEYALEKVFSEVLAYSAAPLAPSHIPEQDNEKTVRHLLQAVALRNMGKVEEGYKILNDNVISQIITESNNKYHYNKTVTHKDPWMPPSALYERAMFEWVMHGPKGTETVREWLHLAEKWSDDYELSTRVGMKIKSAFERLDGGALA, encoded by the coding sequence ATGCTCAAAGCTCTAGGTCTGGGAAAACGGGGCGGCGACATGCCCACCAAACCCCTCAACAATTCGACCGTCTCGCTTGCCATCATGGACGACGCTCTGCGGGTCGAAGAGGCATTTATTGCCATGGACATGGTGATGGATGACCGAAGCaaggaggctctcaagctgATCCAGAAGGATGAGCCCGGATCGAGCGGCAAGTCTGTAGCCCGAGAACAGTCGGCCTTCTACAAGCTTGTTATCGGAGTCATCTACTTCATCGAGGCTACTCTGGGTTTCGAGCCTGAAAGCATCCGCCGTGCCTCTGAAGCTTTAGCGGAAGCGGAGGCTGCAGCTGTGCGGCAAAAGCGAAACGTGTCCAACAACGGAGCCCATGTTAGCTATTCCAAGTACCCTCCTGGTACCGAGTACCGAGTGGCATTCGCAGAGGCCGAACTCATGGGAGCCATCACGCTGTTTCTGTCAGAGTCTTATCTGGAGTCCGTCAAGGCCCTCTACAAACTGCGAAAGGCATACCAGACGCTCGATGAGATCAGCAAGAGCATCAGAgagtccaagaagcccgCCAAGAGCTCGGATCACAAGTCTACTCTCGATTCGCTGAGCCTGGCTGTTTCCGATGATCAGGAAATGGCTTCTTTGGTGGAAAAGTTCCAAAAGACCCGGCTCAACCGACTCAACGAGAGCAATAACGCCACTCCTGTTGCCTCGTCTGCTGCCTCCATGAACACCACTACCTCTTCTGCTACGGCTCTCCACCAGGGATCAGAAACCATTGAGGAGTTCATTGAGTCTGGCGTCGATCTGTGTTTCGGTATTCTGCAGCTCGTCATCAGTATCATTCCCCCCACACTGGGCAAGATTCTGTCCGTTGTTGGATTCAGAGGCTCCCGAGATGGTGGTCTTTCTCTGCTTTGGGAGGCCACGAACTATAGAAACATCCACGGAGCTTTGGCCCTGCTTGTTCTGCTGCAATTCTACGACGGTCCAACCCAATTCTCCGACCTCATCCTTCCTGGAACTGAGGAAGATCTCATTCAGCAGGGCAAGTACGACATCAACACAGCCGACGATACCGAAATCACCCTCACAGCCACCATAACCGGCGGATCCGGACACTCCAAGAAGGTGCATACTCTGCCCAAGAATCCCCGACGTCGAATGCACAAGCTGTTGCTTGCCGCCCGAGGCTACTACCCTCATTCGGCTCTGTGGATGCTTCAACAGGGCCGAATGGAGGCCTCTCAATGCCATCTGGAAAAGGCCGTGGATATCATGGACGCTGACATCGGCCCCATTGAGATGAAGCAGGTCGAGGCTCTCATGTTGTTTGACAAGACCATGTTCATGCTCTTCCTCAACCGATACGAGCAGTCTGCCACCAACTTCATCCGTCTGATTGATATCAACGCCTGGTCTCATGCCTGGTACACATACGTGGCTGCCACCTGTTCCATTGAGATCTACAGAGAAAACCTGCGTGCTGGAAACGCCGAGGCTGCTAAGAAAGCAAAGGACACTGCCACCCGGCTGCTGACAGAGGCTCCCGGTCTGattggaaagaagaagctcatgGCCAAGACTATGCCCATGGACGTTTTCCTGTCGCGAAAGATTTCccagatgcagcagcttTCAAAGCAACACAACATTGACCTTGTCGATGCCGCAGGCGTGTCTCCTGTCCAGGAAGTTGTCTATTTCTGGAACGGATACGGAAAGATGCCCGAGTacgctctggagaaggttTTTTCCGAGGTATTGGCTtactctgctgctcctctggCTCCTAGCCATATTCCCGAGCAGGATAACGAGAAGACTGTCAGACACTTGTTGCAGGCTGTGGCTCTGAGAAACATGGGTAAGGTAGAGGAGGGGTACAAGATACTCAATGACAACGTCATTTCGCAGATTATCACTGAGAGCAACAACAAATACCACTACAACAAGACCGTGACTCACAAAGACCCCTGGATGCCTCCTTCGGCGCTGTATGAGCGTGCCATGTTTGAGTGGGTCATGCATGGACCCAAGGGCACAGAGACTGTCCGAGAGTGGCTACATCTGGCCGAGAAGTGGTCTGATGACTACGAGTTGAGTACGCGAGTTGGAATGAAGATCAAGTCTGCCTTTGAGCGTCTTGATGGAGGTGCTCTTGCTTAG
- a CDS encoding uncharacterized protein (Compare to YALI0F29513g, similar to Saccharomyces cerevisiae RGP1 (YDR137W); ancestral locus Anc_8.304, weakly similar to uniprot|P16664 Saccharomyces cerevisiae YDR137w RGP1 reduced growth phenotype protein) has protein sequence MTSDSIRAEVVFESPTVFGGDDVRAVITFRNVSRVTSVDNTDTRSDVQADTRNRSDSFHNNNNNSRTEDQPRASVDGWRDRFFGLLSTDYEPLPSNRLSRARSVRRTAQPPVRSPHGTSETLIMGTCRIEGHFVVDPEVVDVARLEHVRNRGAAMGLAHLSEVDDSKDVDNHQGITKMIWGLLGDESSGTQSKSAQSSDSGEGLPIYSSASSLLFPALTLNPGESKVFYYKCTLPRELPPSYRGKAVRIYYSLVVSTQRGESRLVDRPDMSNEDNSHAKPSLTSRSHRLVAPFRVFQYVDDDGDSIPHQVDNPIGGEQSAVAVKELPDSSRETMSDVFGLHHVGPSTKPGPKSREQLLDHIKTLRTSHDPYVSHDQSMEDEEDDAGTSAGAHINRLVQSNGLISKTLVPKTTFHISRNSKYIATLSLSKPLYRIGDSMVLSFDFSGSHTPCYHVTASLETTETIHRSYLHGYDWDDSLLSGWGNSSNGNLSSGNGRRSSVGSDGSGRRLSGSRDPTMIPLPSTRRIYAQEMTFIYDSRDRVTFDMVVPATAASQFATTKICMDWSLKLTFVTHFADKKDAQMMGSSKSKTPNARSLVQTNIPRPAVSEPGSPVMERKRSIVGDSAFPNANANGNGKNVLTNGGTPGNILNITDSAVIAPVEYDSRGTTYGPKDTFSCEHFSCKIPLNVYSTDKDISSVIGVSRGTSVYSAGLW, from the coding sequence ATGACTTCAGACTCAATCAGAGCCGAGGTTGTGTTCGAATCCCCGACAGTCTTCGGCGGCGACGACGTACGGGCTGTTATAACATTCAGAAATGTGTCAAGGGTGACGAGTGTCGACAATACTGACACCCGGAGTGATGTTCAAGCCGACACCCGAAACAGAAGCGACAGCTTtcacaacaacaacaacaacagtcGCACGGAAGACCAGCCCAGAGCCTCCGTCGACGGCTGGCGAGATCGGTTCTTCGGCCTGCTGAGCACAGACTATGAGCCACTTCCAAGTAACCGGCTCTCACGAGCTCGTTCAGTACGAAGAACGGCTCAACCGCCGGTCCGTTCGCCCCACGGTACCTCCGAGACCCTCATTATGGGCACGTGTCGAATTGAAGGCCATTTCGTTGTTGATCCTGAAGTCGTGGATGTCGCCCGGTTGGAACACGTTCGAAACAGAGGAGCAGCAATGGGATTGGCTCATTTGAGTGAAGTAGACGACTCCAAAGACGTGGACAATCACCAAGGAATTACCAAGATGATCTGGGGACTACTAGGAGACGAGTCTAGTGGTACCCAAAGCAAATCTGCTCAATCGAGTGACTCCGGAGAAGGCCTTCCCATTTACTCAAGTGCATCGTCTCTGCTGTTCCCTGCTCTAACACTCAATCCAGGAGAAAGCAAAGTTTTCTATTACAAGTGCACATTACCCCGTGAGCTGCCTCCTAGTTATCGTGGCAAGGCTGTCAGAATATACTACAGTTTGGTAGTTTCTACTCAACGAGGCGAAAGCCGTCTGGTGGATCGCCCCGATATGTCGAATGAAGATAACTCACACGCAAAACCAAGCCTCACGTCACGTTCTCATCGCCTCGTTGCACCCTTCCGAGTCTTCCAGTACGTTGATGACGACGGAGACTCGATCCCTCACCAGGTGGACAACCCAATTGGTGGAGAGCAGAGCGCCGTAGCAGTGAAAGAGCTACCAGACTCTTCTCGTGAGACCATGAGCGACGTTTTCGGACTCCATCATGTTGGCCCAAGCACAAAACCCGGCCCGAAGTCACGAGAGCAATTGTTAGATCACATCAAGACACTCCGGACATCCCATGATCCATACGTATCGCATGACCAGTCcatggaagacgaggaggacgatgcAGGTACCTCTGCAGGTGCCCATATTAACCGTCTTGTCCAGTCCAATGGCCTCATCAGTAAGACTTTGGTGCCCAAAACCACCTTCCACATCTCTCGAAactccaagtacattgcCACCTTGAGTCTCAGCAAGCCGCTATATCGAATCGGTGACTCTATGGTTCTCAGTTTTGACTTCTCCGGCTCCCATACACCTTGCTATCACGTCACAGCTTCTCTGGAGACCACAGAGACTATTCACCGAAGTTATTTGCATGGATATGATTGGGACGACAGCTTGTTGAGTGGCTGGGGTAACTCAAGTAACGGTAATCTCAGCTCTGGAAACGGCAGACGATCTTCAGTGGGATCAGATGGTAGTGGACGTCGATTATCCGGATCTCGAGATCCCACCATGATCCCTCTGCCGTCTACTCGCCGAATCTACGCTCAAGAGATGACGTTCATCTAcgactcacgtgaccgtgTCACTTTCGACATGGTCGTTCCGGCAACCGCGGCATCTCAATTCGCCACCACCAAAATCTGCATGGACTGGTCGTTGAAACTGACTTTTGTCACACATTTCGCCGATAAAAAGGATGCGCAAATGATGGGTAGCTCGAAAAGCAAAACCCCCAACGCTCGCAGCTTAGTGCAGACCAACATTCCCAGGCCTGCAGTCAGCGAGCCTGGTTCTCCGGTGATGGAAAGAAAGCGAAGCATCGTGGGCGACTCCGCATTCCCCAACGCGAACGCTAACGGCAATGGTAAAAACGTTCTTACTAACGGAGGAACACCCGGTAATATTCTCAACATTACAGACTCGGCTGTCATCGCGCCTGTAGAGTATGACTCTAGAGGCACGACGTATGGACCCAAGGATACATTTTCCTGCGAACATTTCTCCTGCAAAATCCCCCTCAACGTTTACTCCACTGACAAGGACATTTCGTCTGTGATTGGAGTCAGTCGAGGCACGTCAGTGTATTCTGCCGGACTCTGGTAG